Proteins encoded by one window of Manihot esculenta cultivar AM560-2 chromosome 10, M.esculenta_v8, whole genome shotgun sequence:
- the LOC110625184 gene encoding tetraspanin-6: MYRFSNTVIGFLNLFTLLASIPIIGGGLWMARSNTTCESFLQTPLLVVGFVVLIVSLAGFIGACFHVAWALWVYLVVMLFLIATLMGLTIFGFVVTSQGGGVDVAARVYKEYRLQDYSPWLRDRVKDPDYWRTIRSCILGSNVCSKLASWTPLDYLQRDMSPIQSGCCKPPTSCNYNMATLVPQDPDCYKWNNSPTLLCYECDSCKAGVLEDVRRDWHKLSVLNIVMLVLLIGIYSIGCCAFKNTRRAETDYAYGENRMTKVKPRWDYYWWRWWHDKREQLY, translated from the exons ATGTATAGATTTAGCAACACAGTGATTGGTTTCTTGAATCTATTCACTCTCTTAGCTTCCATACCAATCATTGGTGGAGGATTATGGATGGCAAGAAGCAACACAACCTGTGAAAGTTTCCTTCAAACACCACTTCTGGTTGTGGGTTTTGTTGTGCTCATAGTTTCACTGGCTGGCTTCATTGGAGCCTGTTTTCATGTTGCATGGGCACTTTGGGTCTACCTAGTTGTCATGTTATTCCTTATTGCAACCTTAATGGGTTTGACAATTTTTGGGTTTGTTGTTACAAGCCAAGGTGGTGGTGTGGATGTGGCTGCTAGGGTTTACAAGGAGTATAGGCTTCAAGATTATTCTCCTTGGTTGAGAGATAGGGTTAAGGATCCTGACTATTGGAGGACAATTAGGAGCTGCATTTTGGGTTCCAATGTTTGCTCCAAGCTTGCCTCTTGGACTCCTCTTGATTATTTGCAGAGAGACATGTCTCCCATTCAG TCTGGATGTTGCAAGCCACCAACTTCATGCAACTACAACATGGCAACATTGGTGCCTCAAGACCCAGATTGTTACAAGTGGAACAATTCCCCAACTCTACTGTGTTATGAGTGTGATTCTTGCAAAGCTGGAGTGCTTGAAGACGTGAGAAGGGATTGGCACAAACTCTCAGTCCTCAACATTGTGATGCTTGTTCTTCTAATTGGCATCTATTCAATAGGATGTTGTGCTTTCAAAAATACAAGAAGGGCTGAAACTGATTACGCTTATGGAGAAAACAGGATGACCAAAGTCAAACCCAGATGGGATTATTATTG GTGGAGATGGTGGCATGACAAGAGAGAACAGCTTTATTAG